One genomic segment of Parcubacteria group bacterium includes these proteins:
- the pheS gene encoding phenylalanine--tRNA ligase subunit alpha produces the protein MQEKIIEIKSKAIEEISEVKNKESLFDLEKKYLGRKSEFNDILKNIKNLSEEEKRKIGQLANSSKIEIQDYINKTQKVLEKDSFDFEKEKIDVTIPGKKVKNGHLHILSQVRNEIEDIFTGMGFEIADGPEIETEWYNFDALNVPKDHPARDMQDTFWLKQKAGDEKLALRTQTSTMQIRYMQKNKPPLRIIAPGKCFRREATDSTHDHTFYQFEALVVGEDVNVGNLKHIAEQFFSKFFERDVKIRLRPSYFPFVEPGFEFDINCLMCGGKGCRACKDAGWLELGGAGMVNQAVFVAAGYPRNKYQGFAWGFGLERLAMMKYKIDDVRLFHGGDLRFIQQF, from the coding sequence ATGCAGGAAAAAATAATCGAAATAAAAAGCAAAGCCATTGAAGAAATTTCCGAAGTCAAAAACAAGGAAAGTCTTTTTGATCTGGAAAAAAAATATTTAGGAAGAAAAAGCGAATTCAATGATATTTTGAAAAATATCAAGAATCTTTCCGAAGAAGAGAAAAGGAAAATCGGACAGCTGGCCAACAGTTCAAAGATAGAAATTCAAGATTACATAAATAAAACCCAGAAAGTTTTGGAAAAAGACAGCTTTGATTTTGAAAAAGAAAAAATTGACGTTACTATTCCGGGAAAAAAAGTAAAAAACGGACATCTTCATATTTTGAGCCAAGTCCGAAATGAGATTGAGGATATTTTTACCGGAATGGGATTTGAAATCGCTGATGGTCCGGAAATAGAAACGGAATGGTATAATTTTGATGCTCTGAATGTTCCCAAGGATCATCCAGCGCGCGATATGCAAGACACATTCTGGCTGAAACAGAAAGCTGGTGATGAAAAATTGGCGCTGAGAACCCAGACATCGACGATGCAAATTCGCTATATGCAAAAAAACAAACCGCCGCTTCGAATTATTGCTCCTGGAAAATGTTTTCGAAGAGAAGCGACTGACAGCACGCATGATCATACTTTTTATCAATTTGAAGCTCTTGTGGTCGGAGAAGATGTTAATGTTGGAAATTTGAAACATATTGCGGAACAATTTTTCTCTAAATTTTTCGAAAGGGATGTCAAAATAAGGCTCCGTCCCAGCTATTTTCCCTTCGTGGAACCTGGATTTGAGTTTGATATTAATTGCCTGATGTGCGGTGGAAAAGGCTGCAGGGCCTGCAAGGATGCCGGCTGGTTGGAATTGGGAGGCGCTGGAATGGTAAATCAGGCTGTTTTTGTTGCTGCCGGATATCCTCGAAACAAATACCAGGGTTTTGCCTGGGGATTTGGGTTGGAACGGCTGGCAATGATGAAATATAAAATTGATGATGTTAGATTGTTTCATGGCGGAGATCTTCGGTTTATACAGCAGTTTTAG